Within Hydractinia symbiolongicarpus strain clone_291-10 chromosome 11, HSymV2.1, whole genome shotgun sequence, the genomic segment CTAAAACAGTGTCCCCTTTGAGCTAGTGTCCTTATATATTCAAGAACTTATTCAGTTAGACCTCTCAAACAAAATCTTTTGGCTCTTAATACAAGAACTGGGTTTTTAgtgtgaaaaatttttttttgctgataATAACCAGCACCACAAAAGTGTCAAATTGCTTTTTTATCACAGTATTCGACTTCCGTCTTTCTCTCCAACTCAAAGTCAGTTCGATGGGCGTAATTAGGGCGGTCATAAAAACGACTTTATTTCTGCGTTTATTTTACATATTGCAATAAAATGCTATATACGTAAAACAAAGGAAAGAAATACATACAGAGATGCAATATAAGTATGTGTTAAAGAGTCTAAAGGTTAACAACCCCAAATTAACGCTTAAATGAATACACGTCGATGAATAGATACATCGTAACGAAAccaatataaaaagatattaatTGCAGTGCATTCTCTGTTAATTGATTTTTCTAGATATAAACAATGGAAAATAATATAATGGGTAGAATGTTTCTGTTTTTGCCATATTGAAGTGGGTTGTTTACGTAGGTGGTATTAAACCATAAATAGGACTGGGGTTTTGTTTGAGGGTATTACAAACTGCACCAATCGACAGAGCAGTTAAGAGATTGACTGCAGAAGGAGTTTTAACAAATACTGCTCTTTGGAAGAAAAAATAGTAGGAaacaaaaaagagaaagaagaggaagaagaagaaaatgagGATTGTTACTTGTTTTGTACTGGCGACGTGCATAGCATCAGTGACAGGTAGCTAGATTGATTGAATATAACTGCATGAACGAGATAAGGAAGTTAGCGTAATAAATATAAGATGAGTTTGCTACGTAGGGGTCAAGGAAACACAAAAACAGGATTTAGCTCACTATAATTAGGTGTAAAAATACATTGCATTTATGACTATTTCATGCAGTTAGAGAAGAAAATGTaaaagtgtttgtttgtttgtgttttgaGTCCATGATACGAATTGTACAAGACTATACATACTCTGGAATAGTTCTACGTAACTCCATGATATTATTTACATCACCGAGCTAGGATGATCTTTTCATTTCCTTTTGATTTTGTTATTAATTTAAGTCCTGTGAAGGAGGTCCTTAATGGTCCTTAATAATACACTAAGGCTCTCCATCTGTAGATTCATCATCTTAAGCATTTGTAGGTTCGCTTATGCCTTGTTGTAAGGTTCACATTTCCAATTTTATCAATATTATtactattttattattttgattttagCGTATTCATTTGGGAATACATTAAGTAATTGCCAAAATGTGGTGAAAAGAACTTCATGTATTGGATTCAACAGAAAAAATTCATTTCGGACGATTGATGGAACTTGCAACAACTTGAGAAAAAAGACACAGGGAGCAGCTAGGACCGTCCTAGCTAGACTGCAACGTAAGTTTAAACctccttgtttgtttgttcacttACACCCGTGGGTGAGAGTGTTTAAAATGCAACGAGAGTAAAGAAAATTAATTAGGGCGCCGTATCGATCAATATTCGCTGTATCCGTCTATAcggattttttatgtttatttatttatttatttatttatttatttttaagaaatttatttatctgttgCCTTAGTGTTAGTGGTAAAACCGCTTcggttattgtttgtttttaaatgcgTTTAATATAAtttgatttataaaaaatagttattttgCTCGCTACAAACTTCTCATCCAGAGAGTAGATAATTTCGCAGGAACTTTCGCCTGAACAGGCAACAAAAATCTgcccaaaactaaaaaaaaagacttcTACTAAATAATCATTTAAGTATTAatattttgcaataaaaatacCTTTTAATTAAGAAATTACGCCTTTCTTAACAGCTTGAAGGAAATTTTCTGCTAGCCAGATTCTCTTTACTTGTTAATTTGTTTGTCTTTCTGTGGGCAAATTTCCAACCAAACTATTTAAGTCTGTCGTTGCACAAAGATTAATTGCTTTGTTAGGAAAacacaattgattttttttcgggTAAGATCCTtgcaaagaaataatttttatcacTTATCAAGTTAGGTAGGATGgctttaaaaatatatctttctTGCTTGCTTGCTTCTTTACTTTTAACGTGCGTTGCTTTCCACTCGAATAAAACATCAAGAGCTGAGAAAAAAATCCGAAAAAGAATCGGTTGTTTGGAGAACGTCTCTATAACAAAAGCGTTTTCTAAACTTATTGGTGTCAACTAAGCCAATGATTTTTTTACGATATTGTTCAAAACATGAAATCAGTGTGGATTTTAAATTTCTGACATCCTGAAAACgtctttaataattttttttttttctaagttATTCTAAGAAAATTCATGATTGGCTAGAAAATGcaaaggaaatttttttacaGCAAAACTTTTTCATCGAGTAAACACACCTTTTTGTGGctagctttaaaaaataaattgcagCCCTCAATACTGATAACGACAGGAAAGTGTAAACCGCTTGACATAAAATGGGTACTTACACGGAAATGAGTGACCTTTCGCACACgaaaggaattaatttaacGACCTCCTTTCGTATGACCTCAAGTTATTAGTTTCTGTATACgacaacaaaaaacattatgGCTGTTATATAAAACAAGTCATTAAGACACTGATACCATTATTTTGTGATTAAATCAGATCGTCACATAATTGATCGCGACGTTGAATCAAACAAGGAATTAACAATAAGGCAACATAGAATTATCAAATTTTTATCTGAATATAATGAGTGTTTTGAGAAGTTTTAACCGTGTCGAAGATGGGCACGTTAAAAACAACACTTTCTTTAAAATACCGCTTGTATTTTGAAGACTAGTcgttacccgtggaaaaatccacggtttcgcccgtcctttatatttacccgtcgcaacaaagtggataaaaagatatcgcatttgatattcgtgtttccgtaacatcattttctaactcagcggggggtacgcgcagagacagacagactacggctattattatagagataggcAGTTGTTATAAAATAGATGCCCATATGCACTTTAAAGATGGGCACGTTAAAACAGCACTCTGTTTGAAACACACCACATGTATTTTTCAGATGGGCAGTTGTTATAAAATAGATGCCGATATGCATTTTAAAGatgggcacggcaaaggcagcaCTCTCTATGAAAGACACTGCATGTATTTTGAAGATGAGCAAGTGTCATAAAATAGAAGCCCGTATTCATTTTAAAGATGGTTACATTATTTAAAACATCAGCTACATATCGACAAGTTTTATAGCTAACCTCCaacaaacatgtacttagttGCCACTCTTGTTTTGCTTTCTTTCTTGGTATTTCACAAAATCCTACTTTGATCTAGCTACTACATAAGTTCCTTATAGCAACCGAGCACCTGAATGCGGAGGACGCACTAAAAGCATAAGATATCTTAAAATACAGTCAGTTTGTTTCCATAAAGTTTTTTAGTTCTCTACAAAAATCTTAATTCCTCTCCTGTAAGTGATCGTATCAGAGTTGGCGCAAGCAATGTGCTGCTAAGTTAAACTGGTATATTTATCGTTTGACTTACCTTCTCGGCTAAAATTATCTGAATCGGGTCTTTCATGGCAGTATAACGCTTGAAAAGGacgaaaaaaagtcatttttaatactttttaatacCTATGAGAACGTCTTCGATGTGTCTCAAAGACGTCAGCAAACGACGTCCTTTGGCCGCCATTCAAAGACGTGTTTATGCGCTACGCTTGTAATGAGCACAGTTTACTTGAAAAAAATGCATTGACATTGGGCGTTGGGCCATCGATCGCTTTCGCCCTACATTGAAAAGCACATACGAGTAAAGTCTTGATTCAGCACTCTCTTATTCTCTGTTTAGCCGCTGATTATGTGGATCGACAAAAAATTGATGCACCTCGTGGGTTTCCAGGAACAAAACCAACTGTTCCAACCGCTCATCAAGTCTCACGAGCTGTCTTTCAAGTACAGAGAAAAAATCAACAACGCGCTCGAGGGCTGTCAACTTTATTTATGGCTTTTGGACAGTTTATTGACCATGACATTGGCTTAACACCTCATCCTAAATGTGACGTTTCCAAAGGGTAAGTTGATTCATTCTTCTGCGTCACATTAAATTCTatcattttttagaaataattaCCACAGTAAACAATTCAAATGATGCAAACCAATATAATTTGTACCTCGTTTCAGGTGTGGCTCGAACAGTGCATTCGCATATCCGTGTTTTCCCATTAAATTTACACCAAAAGGAAGTAGATGTACCAGTTTTGCACGTTCAGTTCCCGTCTGTCAACAAGGTGGAAGAAGGACAACAAGAGAACAGATCAATGTGTTATCTTCATATCTCGATCTCTCTCAGGTGTACAGTAACGATAAGACAATCTTTCGAAAATTGAGGAAACTAGACGGTAAGCTTGCCTAactctttatttgtttttatgtctAATTCCTCTTTCATAAAtacgtttttaattttaaaattaaaataaatagtcGTTAAGTTGTGAAAGAAATCCTCAGAATTTGCTTTTCGCAGCAAAGTTGGTAGCagtatatcgcatttgttatttcGTGTGTATGTAGCACGACTAGAATAGGGGCATTACATTTTCCTTTCCCCTCTTAAGTGATAATAAATAAGCCTCTGTACCTCTCTCTCCTCCCTCCCTTCAAAAAAAACTGCCCAAAAACTCAATCTGTAACTGCTGCTTCTATTTTTCAAGTATCAACCTGTCcgtcaaaaatattaaaataagacCTAGGAATAAGGGTCTGCTTATTAGAGCGTAACTATTGATCTCCCCTCTAACATTGATAACAACTTCatgaaaaacataaattttagatAGGTAATCTCGGAACGTCTCTGTTTAGGAAGTGGACAGTTAAAAGTAACCAGAAATAATCTACTTCCTATTGATATCCCTGCATCGTCCCCATCTTGCGAGAATCCGGCTGGCTGCTCTCTTCTTGGTGACAGTCGTGGAGACGAGAACATCGCATTAAGTTCCATGCACACCATTTGGGTAAGACACCACAACTTTATCGCGAAAGCACTGAAACGTCGTCATAGATCTTGGAATGAGCGAAGGCTATTTGAAACAGCTCGAAAGATTAACATCGGTATTTACCAGAGAATCGTCTATAATGAATTTCTACCTCCATTGGTCAACACAGGGAGGTATAGGCGATACAACTCTCGTGTGGATGCTAGCATTGTAAGCGTGTTCTCTACAGCTGCGTTTAGATTCGGCCACAGTCTTGTTCCAAATGCTTGGGCACTGCTTGATAAGAACTACAACAAAGCCTTTAATGATATCTCCCTCCAGGCTTCTTTCTTTGACACGCGACCGCTTCGACGTCGTGGCATAGAACCAATAGTGTatggtttattaaaaaatcagtCGCAGGTGGTGGATACTAAGTTCGCATTCGGTATAGCTCGTCGATTGTTTGTTCCTGTTGGTACGCGCGGCTATGCTGATTTACCGGCTTTGAATATCCAAAGAGGACGCGATAACGGCATCCGAACATACGGAACATGGCGAAAAGTTTGCAAGTTAAGGCGATTAAGAAAATGGTCGGATCTGATTGGATTGATgtcttcttcagcacgaacagcttttagaaagctatacAAACATCCCAATGATATTGATATATTCGCAGCAGGTATTGCTGAACGACACAGGGGTGGCAAAATGTTGGGGGAGACCTTTCAATGTATCATAAAGAATCAATTCCAGAGATTACGTAATGGAGATCGGTTGTATTTCGAAAGAGCTGGTGTTTTCACAAGCAGACAGAGGAATGAATTAAGGAAAATGACAATGGCAAAGGTCTTATGCAATACCCTTAAAGATGTAGTGTCAGTGCAGATAAAAGCGTTGAAGGTATTTGGATATGGAAATTGGAGAAGAGAATGTGGATCAATTCGAGGAGCCAACCTAAATGCATGGTAAACAAGTGTGAAGACATTATTGTTTTCGCAGAGACTTATATCCATCAATTCATTTGTATAGTTGTTAGATTCTTAATTcacaaaaagaatattttttatttttattttttatttttatttctacaaCATTTGTCATATACAGCATTCACATTCCCTTTGATTTAGTATTTACTCACAAATTTATAATGTTACCATTTGGGAAATAGGCAAGTGATAAGAAAATTTGTAATATCCTTGCATGAGTTTTGCAaatcaaaaaagtcaaaagaGAGGGAATTTGTCTAAGGGGGGGCGCTTTTTGTAGGGCAATGCTCTTTTGAAGGAAGCGTttaaatttttctgaaatttataaatgagtatgaaagaataattaaatatttttggcCTAgtagaaaataagaagaattaGATTGCCATATTGGTGCGACGAAAGAGATTTTACCCCATAAGCAGAAAAGTAATTGGTCTTATCTTTTCTATCGACCCAATTAAAATAGATGGGTCgattaaaaacaactttaaagtaaaaattaaaaatataaattactcAGATCTTTGCTCACATGACCACGTGCAAGAGAAAAGGAATTAGAAAACATCAAAAACGTAGTACTTTAGATTCTTGTCACAGTGCCACAGCTTGTTTCAAAGCAAATATATAATTTGGCTATAGTAACACCTGCTTTTAAACGCTGTCTAGTTCCTAACACCCATAGTCTGTCTTTTTGTCGGCGAAAATCTAGTTGTGCTAACCCTGCAGGATATCTTCAAGGTGCAAAAAACAaaagcgatatatttttactggaTTTTTTTTCGCGTTTAGTAAACCAATTACCGATTTTTTAGAAATAATCAATTCAAGTTTTACGCGGTTTCTACATGCCAGAAAAGACATTACAACGAACAGATCCATGATTTGGAAGTGATCGTGTTGAAATTAGGAGGTCTTAATTTGAACTTGTTATCTCCAATCTTCTATCTGCTTTTatgaaatatttcatttttatgttttcacatgtaaaaaccttaaataaaaaaaattaagattttgGCTAGCCAGCGTCATTGATTATAGATGTTATACTGTTTTTAACTAAGGTGCAGCTTGGGATTGTGTGGCTAActatatgtaaacaaaaatgtgaACAGAATTTTCAGGTGGTTAGCTAGCTAAGACTACTGTATGCAATTtcgtttccagggcattttGTCTGTCATAGGTGCGCGCTTATTGATAAGTTCGTCTCGCCGTTTGATATACAAAAAGCGACAACaggtcctgggaacgaggtggtACTGTAAGTTAAACGTAGTTAGGAAGTTACA encodes:
- the LOC130614431 gene encoding thyroid peroxidase-like, with product MRIVTCFVLATCIASVTAYSFGNTLSNCQNVVKRTSCIGFNRKNSFRTIDGTCNNLRKKTQGAARTVLARLQPADYVDRQKIDAPRGFPGTKPTVPTAHQVSRAVFQVQRKNQQRARGLSTLFMAFGQFIDHDIGLTPHPKCDVSKGCGSNSAFAYPCFPIKFTPKGSRCTSFARSVPVCQQGGRRTTREQINVLSSYLDLSQVYSNDKTIFRKLRKLDGSGQLKVTRNNLLPIDIPASSPSCENPAGCSLLGDSRGDENIALSSMHTIWVRHHNFIAKALKRRHRSWNERRLFETARKINIGIYQRIVYNEFLPPLVNTGRYRRYNSRVDASIVSVFSTAAFRFGHSLVPNAWALLDKNYNKAFNDISLQASFFDTRPLRRRGIEPIVYGLLKNQSQVVDTKFAFGIARRLFVPVGTRGYADLPALNIQRGRDNGIRTYGTWRKVCKLRRLRKWSDLIGLMSSSARTAFRKLYKHPNDIDIFAAGIAERHRGGKMLGETFQCIIKNQFQRLRNGDRLYFERAGVFTSRQRNELRKMTMAKVLCNTLKDVVSVQIKALKVFGYGNWRRECGSIRGANLNAW